In a single window of the Olivibacter sp. SDN3 genome:
- a CDS encoding alkaline phosphatase translates to MKRRDFFKNTALTALGTSFLSPLELLAGTSSISPDKTLGNRAKNIIFMVSDGMSIGTLTMTDMFLRRKEGRSSNWLSLYERGHVSRALMDTASANSLVTDSAAASSAWGGGVRVNNGSLNVNADGSFNEPILQKFKAAGKSVGCVTTVPITHATPAGFCVNSSIRDDQPGIAKQYNNLRFDVMMGGGLEFFTAEKREDKQDLFSLYKKDGFEVVRNRDEMLALNVLNKPLLGVFYEDGLPYALDRASDEELKVDTPSLAEMTRTAISQLQHNENGFVLQVEGGKVDWAAHANDAGALIYDQLAFDEAIAEVMGFAERDDETLVIITTDHGNANPGLFSGSNANSNFDRVQNFKHTNDWILTGVDRSYTASKLIERIEYAQGYRLADAEAKELLSHYKQLDSDGLYNPRKLPFGFYAEIQKKYLSIGWGSMDHSSDFVELTMFGPGSETLKPFIKNYELHNFMLKATAV, encoded by the coding sequence ATGAAGCGCAGAGACTTTTTTAAGAATACAGCATTGACCGCCTTAGGCACCTCTTTCTTATCTCCACTCGAGTTGTTGGCAGGAACCTCTTCAATTTCGCCAGACAAGACGTTAGGAAACAGGGCGAAAAATATAATTTTTATGGTGAGTGACGGTATGAGCATCGGTACACTAACAATGACCGATATGTTCTTGCGACGTAAGGAAGGGCGCTCAAGTAATTGGCTATCGTTGTATGAAAGAGGGCATGTTTCTCGGGCACTGATGGATACGGCTTCCGCCAATTCGTTGGTTACCGACTCTGCAGCTGCCAGCTCAGCATGGGGAGGCGGGGTGCGCGTAAATAATGGTTCGCTTAATGTAAACGCGGATGGATCTTTTAATGAGCCCATATTACAAAAATTTAAAGCAGCAGGTAAATCAGTAGGATGTGTTACAACTGTTCCTATTACGCATGCCACCCCTGCGGGATTTTGTGTAAATAGTAGCATACGCGATGATCAACCTGGTATTGCAAAGCAATACAACAATTTACGCTTTGACGTAATGATGGGAGGTGGGCTTGAATTTTTTACTGCTGAAAAACGGGAAGATAAACAAGATCTTTTTTCGCTTTATAAAAAGGATGGTTTCGAAGTTGTAAGGAATAGAGACGAAATGCTTGCGTTGAACGTGTTGAATAAGCCGCTGTTAGGTGTTTTTTATGAAGATGGATTACCGTATGCATTAGATCGTGCGTCTGACGAAGAGTTGAAAGTAGATACACCTTCGTTAGCGGAAATGACGCGTACGGCAATCAGTCAATTACAGCATAATGAAAACGGTTTTGTGTTGCAGGTCGAAGGCGGGAAAGTAGACTGGGCTGCTCATGCTAATGATGCTGGTGCGTTGATTTATGATCAGCTAGCTTTTGATGAAGCAATAGCAGAAGTTATGGGTTTTGCTGAGAGGGATGATGAAACGCTTGTAATTATTACAACTGATCATGGAAACGCAAATCCAGGACTATTCTCGGGATCAAATGCTAATAGTAACTTTGATCGCGTGCAAAACTTCAAACACACCAACGACTGGATTTTAACTGGTGTGGATCGTTCATATACGGCATCCAAGTTGATTGAGCGTATAGAATACGCGCAGGGCTATCGTCTAGCTGATGCGGAAGCTAAAGAATTGTTGTCACACTACAAACAATTAGACAGCGATGGGTTGTATAATCCGCGTAAATTACCTTTTGGATTTTACGCAGAGATTCAGAAAAAATACTTATCAATTGGATGGGGTTCGATGGATCATTCATCGGATTTTGTTGAATTGACCATGTTTGGACCAGGTAGTGAAACACTTAAGCCGTTTATAAAAAATTATGAGCTACATAACTTCATGTTAAAAGCAACGGCAGTTTAG